TCACGGGCGCATACATGGCAGTGGAAACTTCAAGTCCGAGTTCATAATAACTCTCCGCGCCCCACATCAATGCCACCACGATGCCCTGCCTGGCCGTGATGCCGCCGTAGAAATCGCGGAATGCCTTCTCGGTCGGCTCCCAATTGAACACGCTCGGATGACACGGATGCACGATGACGCAGCCGATGTCCTCGCGGCGCGGGAGCTGGTTGTCAAGCGGCGCGGCAGGATCGAGCGTCATAAGCAGCGCGCCGGTCTTCATGGCGGGCACGACCTCGCGCGCGACCGCCCCGATGGCGACGTCCGGCACGGCAAGGATGACGACATCCGCAGCGGGCACCGCCGTCGCCGGGTCGGAAAGCGCGACGCCACGCTGGTGCAGGTTCTCGATGCCCTTGGGCGAGACTTCGAGGTAATGAACCTTGTAGTTCGTCTTGAGAAAATTGTCGGTCAGGCGGCAGCCCATTTTGCCGCCGGCCCCGATGAGGGTGATTGTCTTCATTCGCTGGTGGTTTGTTGTCGGTTGTTCGTGATCAGCGCGACGCGGGCTTCCAACTTGCGCGGCTGCCATCAATCGCCATCTGAAAGCGGAGTGATTCAACGAGTGTGGCCTCGGTGCCGTCCGGTCGGATCACCCACACGGGGCGCTTGTCGGCGGGCTTCTCAGAGTAAATCTTCAGCATCCGCTCCTTGTTGCTCCAGTAGCGCTCGTCGGTGCGACGGAAGGAAATCCATTTGCCATCCAACGACCAGGCGCTCGGTGTGCAGACACTCGTACCGCTGAAGGTCGTGAGCTGGCGCCGGCCGGTGCCGTCGAGATTGATGATGAACAACTCCAGCGCATCACCGACCGGGAACGAATAGACGAGCTGCTTCGAGTCCGGCGACCAGTTCGGAAACGTCGCGCCGACTTTGCTGATTTCTTTCACCACCTGACGCTTGTTCGTGCCGTCGTGGTTCATCACGAAGACTGTCACCCCGCCGCCTTCGTGGCCGGTGTAGGTGATGAGCTTGCCGTCGGGCGAGAGCGTCGGGTCGTGGCCTTCGCCAAAAACTTCCTCGCCGGTGCCGTCAGGCCTGATGCTGGCCATCTCCGGTTTGTCGCCGTGCTTGCCGAAGACGATGCGCTCGCCGCGCGGCGTTTTCTGCCAGCTCGGCATGTAGCAGACGGCGGGTGTGCGATTCAACCGGCGCACCTTCGAGCCATCGGCGTTGCAGACCCAGAGATTGGTCGTCCCTTCGCGGTCGCTCATGAAGCAAATCTGCTTTCCATCCGGCGACCAGCACGGATAGCGGTCCTCAGACTTCGGCGAGCGTGAGACGTTGAACATGTCGCCCGTCGTCGGGTCGGCGATAAAGACTTCCGTGTCGCCCGTGCGGACGGAAGTCACGAGGAGTTTGTGGCCGGAGAGATCGGCGGCGAATGCTGCCGTCGCCAGGCCGAAGGTGATCAAAATCAATCTGGTTTTCATAAATCAGTGGTTCTCCTCGACGCAATAGAGGTGGTTCGCCGTGCGAAGAAAAATGCGACCTTGAGAAAACGCCGGCGACGCCTGCACCTTTTCGCCAAGCGGGTTCTTCGCTAGCACTTTGAATTCGGGACCGGCCTCGATGACGGTGGTCTCGCCGTTGTCGCTGAGGAAATAGATACGGCCCGCCGCGCCAACAGGTGAGGCGGAAAAATTTCCTCCCACGCGTTCCTGCCACACGAGTTCGCCGGAGTCCGCCTTCATGCAGGTCGCGACGCCACCGTCGGTCAGTGCGAACAGATGAGGCTTCATGTAAAGCATCGAAGGCACCTTCGGCATGCCCTTCTTCTGTTCCCAGACGAGGCTGGTTTCCTTCAAGGCACCCTGGCCGCCGAGGCGGAACGCTTTGATCGTTTCTTTGCCGCCCCAGCCGCCGGATGTGAATACGAGTCCGTCGCCGAGCACGACCGATGGCACTTTGCCCTCGCCGATAACTTCACCGCTCCACAGACGCTCGCCGGTTTGGAAATCAAATCCCTGAACGACATCGCCGGCCTCGCTGACGACTTCCGTCTTACCGTCGTGCTCCCAGATGTTCGGCCCGCCGTGCGAGATGCGGGAGAGACCGCGCTTGCCCTTCCAACGCCCCCGGCCGGTCTTCGCGTTGAGGGCGATCAGGTAGGATTGATCCCACGGCTTCTGCCAGCCGAGTTTCTTGTCGTCACCGTCGTTGCTGCCGTCGCGCGCCATGATCAACAGGCCGCGATGGAGAATCGGCGAGGAACCCAGACCGTGTTCGCCGTAGAACGGGTAATCGCGATTCGTCCAAACAATATCGCCGTCGAAGCTCAACGCCGCAAAACTGCCGTCGCCGAAACAGGCATAAACCCGCTTTCCATCGGCCGCAGGTGTGGGTGTCGCGAACGAGTTGCGCGCCTGCTTTTGGCGGGGCACCTGCTGGAAAACTTCCTTGTCCCAAAGAATCTTTCCCGACTTCGCGGCGAGCGAAAGCACGCGGCACGACTGGCCGTTCTCCGTCGCGGTGGTGACGAACACCCGGTCGCCCCAAACAATCGGCGACGACCAGCTTTCTCCGGGGATGGCCGCCTTCCAGAGCACATTCGACGTGCCACTCCAGTGCAGCGGAACGCTCGACTCCGCCGACAAGCCTTGGTGAGCCGGCCCGCGAAACTGCGGCCAGTTCTCCGCCTGAAGCAGCGTGGCCGAAGCGAGCAGCGCAGGAACGAAAACGTGGGGAAAGTTCTTGTTCATGATCAATCCGAACTGAGTTTAACGAGCATCCCGCTGATGCGTTCGTTCGCGCCTTTGCGGGTGATGAGAATTTTGCGGTCCACTTGCTTGCGCTCGAATTGATCGAGGTTGGTGATCTTCACACCAGCATCGAAGCGCGCCACGGCTTCCTGGCAACCCATTTCGTGCGCAGCCTCGGCCGTGCGGTGGTAGAAGTCGCGCGAACCTCCGAGCATCATGTCGGCGAGAAAATAACGGACGTTCACTTCGGGATAGGCGAGATCGGAGTTCAGCCGAATGTGCGCCGGATCGACGGGCGTCTTGGTGCCACGATAAACGAGGCGCACGGTGGCCCAGGTGGACTGCAAATCAAACCAGTCGCCGTTCAGCATCCGGGCACCCGCGTTAAAGCGACGTAATGCCTCCGACACAGCTCGGTCCTTCTTCGCGCGTCCATGAAAGTTTTCATGTCTTGCTCCCCTCGTCAGGCACCCGATCACTTCACGTATCACGCGCTGATCCAATCCAATGTCGGAGGTTAGCAACACTTCATTGCCGGTGGTCGTACGGTCCGACCCGCGCAAGACCACGCGCATCACCCGCCCATCCTTGCCAAACTGGTTCGTTACCCAGCGGCGCTCGAACTCATTCGTGTTCACCACGCGCGCGCCCGCGTCCCACAGCCGGATGGCCTCGCGCGAATCCGGGTCGCGCTCGGTCGTGGCGTAATCGCGATAGAGCTTCACGCTTCCGCCCAGCGTGAGGTCGGCGAGGAGGTAGCGCACCTGCGGCTCGCGCCAGACGACCTCGGTCCAGTCGGCCGATTGGGCGCGGCCCGGCAGGTCAAAGACCGCCAAGGAGACGAGGAGGAGGAAGGCCGGTTTCATTTTAGGGTGGAGAAATCCACAGGGGTGAGTTTGTACGCGGTGACGCTCGAGCGCAGTCTGCCTTCGCGCTCGGTGTCCTTTTCCACGCGCTGCCACTCGGCGTCCTGGTGAAACGCGGCGATGGTTTTTTGGATCGCCTCAACACTTTCGCCGGCGAGCAGCACGACGAACTGATCGTGGCCGTTCGTGTCCTGTCGCTCCGCGACCCACCAGCCGATACTGTGCAATCCGTGCCGCTCGTAGATCGGCACCGCATGATCCCGCCAGCGATTGCGGAAAGCTTCGAGTTTGCCGAGCGGCACGGAGTAAATCCGCAAGTCGAACACGCGCGGCTTCGCGCTCGCGCCAAAGTCAAACTTCGCCGTCGCATCCACGGTGAGCGGCAGCGACTCGATCTTGTCCACCGTCTGGCCGTGTTTCTGGTTCGAGGCCGCATAGCCTGCCTTGAATTGCGGGTCGGCGCCAAAGTCCTGCTCCTGCTTTTGCAGTTCCTCCTTGCTGGCCGCCGCCATCAGGTACGCGAACGTCCCGCCGTTCGTTGTGCCGGGCGCGGTCCAGTAGCCGACGGTCCGGATGCCGTGCTTGCGTCGCAGCGGTTCCACGGTGTCACGGAAGCGCTCCAGCGCGCCGTCCAGTTTGTTGGAGGTCACGGTGTAGAGGCGGAGTTCGTGGTAAGCAGCCGCCGCGGATTCGGCCGCGCGCAAACCAGTGACGCTGCTTAACACGACGACCCCAAGCAGGCACGCCCAGCATCGCTCGCCAACGAAGGTCGATAGGATTGGACGGGCCGGGCGCTGCTCGGCGCTCCGACGGATTGGAACGGGCGTGGTGTTCATGCAGCCAGAAGCTTTTCGTAGTCTGACGTCCACTGATTCGCAAGCCACCGCGCGATGCGGTGAAGTTCCTGCGCGCCTTTCCCCTTTGCGCGCTGGTGGCGGGAGGCCATGGCGCGAACGTGGGCGAGTTGCTCGCGGAGCGCGGCGCGTTTCTTCGCGTCGAGTTTGCCGCGTTCGGCCCGGCTGCGCACCAAGCCTGGCGTGGTCAGCGCGCCGGGCACGGACCAGTCGCGGTCGGTGTTCAAGACCTGGAAGAGGAAGAACAAGTCGTCCACCTGCGTGGACTGCCAGTCGCGGCCGAAAAGTTCGCGGCCGAGTCGAGAGCGGAGTTCGTCGTTGGACAGATCGGGATTCGCGGTGAGTTCACGGAAGACGAGGCGGATGGCGCGCACGGGCAGTTCGCGATACGGATTAGCGCCTTCCTTCAGCCAGCCGAAACCGAACGGAACCTGCCGCTTCCCAACCAGCCACGGTTCGTTCCACTCCGTCTTCGTCATCACATAGCTGTAGCATTCGAGCGACGGCAGGTAGCCGCTGCACTTCGCGTCCCGCGCCTTCTTCACGCCGTTGCGGATGCCGGCGACGTCGAAACGGCTGGGCGCTTCGTTCCACCACCACGCGCCTCGGGCCTGGGCGATGAGCGCTGGTTCGAGTGCGGCGCTGTGCGGGGTGAAGAAGAGCGTCCAGCGCGGATCGAACGGCTGCTTGCTCGCCGTGGCCTCGGCGAAGGAGAACCGCAACTTCGCGCCGGAGAAATAGTGCGGATAGACAATGACCGTCGCGTCGGGCTTGCGCGCCCAGACTTCGTTCGAGAGGTCGCGCACGAAGGCGAACTCGTGGTCGAAGAACTTCGGCCCGCACTGGTCGCAGTGGCAGATGGCGTAGTCGCTCGACTCGATGAACAGTCCGTCGGCGTCGGGGCAAAACTCGAACGCCAGCTCACGCGCATACTCGCGCATGAAGCGCTGCGACTCCGGCTTGGCCGGACAGAGATTCCAACCCCAGCAGCCGATGCCGAACTCGGCCACAGGCTTGCCGTCCTGACCGACGGCCTTCAGTTCGGGATGCTCAATCGGATATTGATTCACTCCATCGTAGCCGAACGGCGTGAAGCCGAGCAGCACTGTGATCCCGCGCCGATGCGCGTGGGCAATGAGTTCGCGCGCGAAATCGCGCTTCACGTTCTCGTGCTCCTTCGCCCACTGCCAGGTGACGGGAAATTTCTTGGAACGAAACGCGCCAGCGATCCAGAGAATGATCGTGTTCGCGCCATCCGCCGCCGCGTCGGCGAGAATCTCCTGCCACACGGCCAGTCCAAACGTTGGCATTCGCATGAAGCAAAGATAATAGCCGCGCTGTGCGAAGACGGGTCTCGGCTGTGCGCCAAAGCTGAGCGCAGGCAAAGCCAACGCCGAAGTCGCGGCGGTGGTGGTGGTGATGAATCGGCGGCGGTTCATGGTCGCTGCGGGCAGATTCACGGCTTCGCACGCGGCCGGAGCGGATTCTCCAACCGATAGACCATCGTCTTCGCTTTCCAGTCTTCCTCCACAAACACGAGGTAGTCGCCGCTCTTGAGCTGCACCGCGCGGAGGCTGTCGCAGAAATCCGTCCAACCGCTCTCGCCGCTGACCTCCGGGCCGGGCTTCATGGTGCCGAGCCATTGACCAGTGTGATTGTCGTGAACGAGGACGTTGGCCTGCTTGCAATCCACGAAAAAGGCCAGATCGCCCGCGACGTGGAAGGCTTCCATGAACATTTTGTCCGGCGTGTAGGGAAGGTTCACGCGGTAGCGCAACTTCGGTTCGCGTGTCCAGTGATCGAAGCACGCGAGCACCGTGCCGGCGGTGCCCCACTCGCCGCCGCTAACCGGATGGTCCTTGGTCTGGCCGGTCAGATACATCGTGTCGGTGGCCGGGTCATACTCCGTGCGCAAGAGATCATTGAACGGCGCGGGCATCGGCCAGTGATCCGGCTTGGGGTCATGCTGCGGATTGTGATGCGCGTCGAGTCCGGTGAAGCGCCAGCGCCAGATGCCCGTGTCGCGACCGGCCTGCCAGATGTCGCCCCGCGCGTCCACGTTGCTGGCCCAGTACTCACCCGTCGGCCCTTCGGTCGGCGTGTATTCGCCCGCGTCGAAGCGGCCGTTGCCGTTCGAGTCGCGCCAGAAGAAGCGGCCTTGCGCCGGCTGACCATCCGGCCGCCAGTCGCTCTTCTCCGCTTTAATCGGCTCCGAACTCAACACCGCGCAGGGCACGGTGAGATCGCCGTCAACGCGATAAAATCCAAGCACGCCCTGCCACATGCCGCGCTGACACAAGAAAGTTTTCCCGCCGAGCACGCGCACACTGGTGGCGCATTGGAGCACGGGCTGGTGCAGGCGCAGGTCGTCCGGGAAGCGAAACGGGTCGAGAGTGTGCGCGACCCACCGCCAGCCCTGGCCCGGCGGCGCTTTCGGATCGAAAGTGTAACGGTCGTCCGCTGTGAAGAGGTCGCGTCCGTCGCTCGCGGGTTGCGCGTCCGCCACGTCGAGAAACTCAAGGCCGAGGACCTCCCACTTCAACTTACGCTTCGGCGTGAACGCGCGCAGCACTGTGCCGCCATGCGGGACATTGCACGTCACATAAAAATTACCCGCCGCGTCGAAGCCCGCGCCCGTCGGCCCGGCCAACCGCATCGGCCCGACGCGCCCTGGATGTGGCCCGGCGAACATTCCGCCTTCTTCGCCGAAGGTGTCCACGAGTTTAGCGGTCGATGGGCGGACGTCAAAGAACAACACCTGCTGGCGCGGCCCGTTGTCGGTGACAACCAGCCGTCCGTCCGGCGCGAACGCCAGCGAGGTGGCCACGGACTTCGCCGGCAGCGGCACCGCAATGTCGCGCGGTTTGCCGTCGGCGGTGAATGAGAGGATTTTTTCGCCGCCACTCTGAATCGTCCACACATTGCCCGCGGCATCGAGCGCGAGCCGCTCCGGTTTTTCCGCCGCGAAGTCGCGCACCGGTTGCATCGTTTCGAGATCGAGCACCCGGATGCGGTTCCCGGTGGTATCAGCGATGAGCAGTGATTTGCCGTCGGTGGCGAGACCGCGCGCGATCAGATCGTGGTTGTCCGGCGCTTCGCGGAACACGGCCATGTTTTTGAAGCGCGTTCCGCCACCGGGAAACGGCGCGACCTTGCCGTCGAGCGTCCAGCGCGAAACTCCGAAGTAGCAGATGGGCTTGTCGCGGCGCGCTTCGCCGGCTTTCACCTCGGGCTGATCTTCGCGAACGCTGGTGTTGGCGTAGAACACATACTGGCCGGACGCCGCGACCGCCTTGCCGCCGCGCATGTGCGTGTGGTCCAGTTTCACGACGGGCTGGCCGTTCTTGTAGAGACCCACTTCGCGGCCTGCCTCATCCCAGAAGCTGCCGACGACACACGTGCCATCGGGCAGGACGCACAGTTCCTCGGCGAAATTCTGCACCCAGTTGG
This genomic window from Candidatus Angelobacter sp. contains:
- a CDS encoding SMP-30/gluconolactonase/LRE family protein → MKYTVNQNRFLLSILALAVASNPLPAAEPLRYTTTWLGNTFGGGSNWVQNFAEELCVLPDGTCVVGSFWDEAGREVGLYKNGQPVVKLDHTHMRGGKAVAASGQYVFYANTSVREDQPEVKAGEARRDKPICYFGVSRWTLDGKVAPFPGGGTRFKNMAVFREAPDNHDLIARGLATDGKSLLIADTTGNRIRVLDLETMQPVRDFAAEKPERLALDAAGNVWTIQSGGEKILSFTADGKPRDIAVPLPAKSVATSLAFAPDGRLVVTDNGPRQQVLFFDVRPSTAKLVDTFGEEGGMFAGPHPGRVGPMRLAGPTGAGFDAAGNFYVTCNVPHGGTVLRAFTPKRKLKWEVLGLEFLDVADAQPASDGRDLFTADDRYTFDPKAPPGQGWRWVAHTLDPFRFPDDLRLHQPVLQCATSVRVLGGKTFLCQRGMWQGVLGFYRVDGDLTVPCAVLSSEPIKAEKSDWRPDGQPAQGRFFWRDSNGNGRFDAGEYTPTEGPTGEYWASNVDARGDIWQAGRDTGIWRWRFTGLDAHHNPQHDPKPDHWPMPAPFNDLLRTEYDPATDTMYLTGQTKDHPVSGGEWGTAGTVLACFDHWTREPKLRYRVNLPYTPDKMFMEAFHVAGDLAFFVDCKQANVLVHDNHTGQWLGTMKPGPEVSGESGWTDFCDSLRAVQLKSGDYLVFVEEDWKAKTMVYRLENPLRPRAKP
- a CDS encoding PQQ-binding-like beta-propeller repeat protein, whose amino-acid sequence is MNKNFPHVFVPALLASATLLQAENWPQFRGPAHQGLSAESSVPLHWSGTSNVLWKAAIPGESWSSPIVWGDRVFVTTATENGQSCRVLSLAAKSGKILWDKEVFQQVPRQKQARNSFATPTPAADGKRVYACFGDGSFAALSFDGDIVWTNRDYPFYGEHGLGSSPILHRGLLIMARDGSNDGDDKKLGWQKPWDQSYLIALNAKTGRGRWKGKRGLSRISHGGPNIWEHDGKTEVVSEAGDVVQGFDFQTGERLWSGEVIGEGKVPSVVLGDGLVFTSGGWGGKETIKAFRLGGQGALKETSLVWEQKKGMPKVPSMLYMKPHLFALTDGGVATCMKADSGELVWQERVGGNFSASPVGAAGRIYFLSDNGETTVIEAGPEFKVLAKNPLGEKVQASPAFSQGRIFLRTANHLYCVEENH
- a CDS encoding NIPSNAP family protein, with the translated sequence MNTTPVPIRRSAEQRPARPILSTFVGERCWACLLGVVVLSSVTGLRAAESAAAAYHELRLYTVTSNKLDGALERFRDTVEPLRRKHGIRTVGYWTAPGTTNGGTFAYLMAAASKEELQKQEQDFGADPQFKAGYAASNQKHGQTVDKIESLPLTVDATAKFDFGASAKPRVFDLRIYSVPLGKLEAFRNRWRDHAVPIYERHGLHSIGWWVAERQDTNGHDQFVVLLAGESVEAIQKTIAAFHQDAEWQRVEKDTEREGRLRSSVTAYKLTPVDFSTLK
- a CDS encoding phosphogluconate dehydrogenase C-terminal domain-containing protein — its product is MKTITLIGAGGKMGCRLTDNFLKTNYKVHYLEVSPKGIENLHQRGVALSDPATAVPAADVVILAVPDVAIGAVAREVVPAMKTGALLMTLDPAAPLDNQLPRREDIGCVIVHPCHPSVFNWEPTEKAFRDFYGGITARQGIVVALMWGAESYYELGLEVSTAMYAPVSRAHRVTVEQMGMLEPALVETLAQTCMEVVKEGHDRLVAAGVPKDAVRDFVLGHLRIQIAVLFGEVNGTFSDAAYRISKRAKPVLFK